In the Xiamenia xianingshaonis genome, one interval contains:
- the rlmD gene encoding 23S rRNA (uracil(1939)-C(5))-methyltransferase RlmD, with protein MEETLRIERMGYEEAAVAHLASGKTVFVEGACPGDVGAVAVLEEKASFATARLLSLDEASPVRVDQPCPYGVCLVGDPARLRCGGCPWQRLDYAAQLAAKRENVVARLVRSAHWDAARAQAVMGEAVGSKREWGYRNKVELAAAKDARGFFDLGFYAANSHDVVAVDACRAAVRGAERAPRAMRGALRYLQNSGDLDIFRVGVRHSLRTRSTEIALWTRPGAFPRAAVAKTLGSALKATSIVRVLAEPGKERKIKGLEVLAGAGHWEEEVAGVRFMVSAPSFFQVNTAQAETLVRLVVEGLGGRVGEDGFAGLDGAYVADLYAGCGTFSVPLALAGADVVAVESAGSSVRDLRRNADANGADVDVVGGDAGRELPDLGRLDALVVDPPRSGLGEGVVESIAAAAPERVAYVSCNPATWARDVVRFEDAGYRLDAARPVDLFPQTYHVEVASTFVRQEGRL; from the coding sequence ATGGAAGAGACGCTGCGCATCGAGCGGATGGGGTACGAAGAAGCGGCGGTGGCGCACCTGGCCAGCGGAAAGACTGTGTTCGTGGAAGGAGCCTGCCCGGGCGACGTCGGAGCGGTGGCGGTGCTTGAAGAGAAGGCGTCGTTCGCGACGGCGCGCCTGCTCTCCCTCGACGAGGCGTCGCCCGTCCGCGTCGACCAGCCGTGCCCGTACGGGGTCTGCCTTGTCGGGGATCCGGCGCGCCTGCGCTGCGGGGGGTGCCCGTGGCAGCGGCTCGACTATGCGGCCCAGCTTGCGGCGAAGCGGGAAAACGTCGTGGCGCGGCTCGTGCGCTCGGCGCATTGGGACGCCGCGCGCGCCCAGGCCGTCATGGGGGAAGCGGTCGGCAGCAAGCGCGAATGGGGGTACCGCAACAAGGTGGAGCTGGCGGCGGCGAAAGACGCCCGAGGCTTTTTCGACCTGGGGTTTTACGCCGCGAACAGCCATGACGTCGTGGCGGTCGACGCCTGCCGGGCAGCCGTTCGCGGCGCCGAGCGCGCGCCGCGGGCCATGCGCGGGGCCCTTCGCTACCTGCAAAACAGCGGAGACTTGGATATTTTCCGCGTCGGCGTGCGGCACAGCCTGCGCACGCGCTCGACCGAGATCGCGCTGTGGACCCGCCCGGGCGCGTTTCCCCGCGCCGCGGTCGCCAAGACCCTCGGCAGCGCCCTCAAGGCGACGAGCATCGTGCGCGTTTTGGCCGAGCCGGGCAAGGAGCGCAAGATCAAGGGCCTGGAAGTGCTGGCGGGGGCGGGGCACTGGGAAGAGGAGGTCGCCGGCGTCCGCTTCATGGTCAGCGCCCCGTCGTTTTTCCAGGTGAACACCGCGCAGGCCGAAACGCTCGTGCGGCTGGTCGTCGAAGGGCTCGGCGGGCGCGTCGGCGAGGACGGGTTCGCGGGGCTTGACGGCGCGTACGTGGCCGACCTGTACGCCGGCTGCGGCACGTTCTCCGTTCCGCTTGCGCTAGCCGGGGCCGACGTGGTCGCCGTGGAATCGGCCGGGTCTTCCGTGCGCGACCTGCGGCGCAACGCCGACGCGAACGGGGCGGACGTCGACGTGGTCGGCGGGGACGCCGGGCGCGAGCTGCCCGATTTGGGACGCCTTGACGCGCTGGTGGTTGACCCGCCGCGTTCGGGTCTGGGCGAGGGCGTGGTGGAAAGCATCGCCGCCGCCGCGCCCGAGCGGGTGGCATATGTCAGCTGCAACCCGGCCACCTGGGCCCGCGACGTCGTGCGCTTCGAGGACGCGGGCTACCGTCTCGACGCCGCCCGTCCGGTCGACCTGTTCCCCCAGACCTACCACGTCGAGGTCGCGAGCACGTTCGTGCGGCAGGAGGGTCGCCTGTGA
- a CDS encoding GtrA family protein, producing MKRLIAQFLKFGVVGVLAFVVDFGLLFVLTSGLGVNYLVSATASFSASVVFNYAASMRYVFTHREDLSRRREFVVFVALSVVGLVINNATMALFVEVFAVNYLVAKVVATAIVILWNFFSRKKWLDGGAEGAGADVG from the coding sequence GTGAAGCGCCTGATCGCGCAGTTCCTCAAGTTCGGCGTCGTGGGCGTTCTCGCCTTCGTCGTCGACTTCGGGCTGCTCTTCGTGCTCACGAGCGGGCTGGGCGTCAACTACCTCGTCAGCGCCACGGCGTCGTTCTCGGCTTCGGTCGTCTTCAACTACGCGGCTTCGATGCGCTACGTCTTCACGCACCGCGAAGACCTCTCGAGGCGTCGCGAGTTCGTCGTGTTCGTGGCGCTGTCCGTCGTCGGCCTTGTCATCAACAACGCGACGATGGCGCTGTTCGTGGAGGTGTTCGCCGTCAACTACCTGGTCGCGAAGGTGGTCGCGACGGCGATCGTCATCCTGTGGAACTTCTTCTCGCGCAAAAAATGGCTCGACGGCGGCGCGGAGGGCGCGGGCGCAGACGTCGGGTAG